A single region of the Aeromonas hydrophila subsp. hydrophila ATCC 7966 genome encodes:
- a CDS encoding class I SAM-dependent methyltransferase, whose protein sequence is MQILLEDPAKAPQAEALASQLGQTDLPQFALVFTAARLELRKLDEPKLGAVYVDFVEGAVAHRRKFGGGRGQSIAKAVGLKAGAMPRVVDATAGLGRDAFVLASLGCKVTMIERSPVVAALLQDGLARAALDPEIGPWVRERMQLRHGPAVETLLGLTERPDVIYLDPMFPHKQKSALVKKEMRVFQSLVGPDLDADALLPAALAMADKRVVVKRPDYAGWLNEHKPSMAIETKSNRFDVYVMAALAG, encoded by the coding sequence ATGCAGATCCTCCTCGAAGACCCCGCCAAGGCGCCCCAGGCCGAAGCCCTGGCCAGCCAGCTCGGCCAGACCGACCTTCCCCAGTTTGCCCTGGTGTTCACCGCGGCGCGGCTGGAGCTGCGCAAGCTGGACGAGCCCAAGCTGGGTGCGGTCTACGTGGACTTCGTCGAAGGGGCGGTCGCCCATCGCCGCAAGTTCGGCGGTGGCCGTGGCCAATCCATCGCCAAGGCGGTGGGGCTCAAGGCGGGTGCCATGCCGCGGGTGGTGGATGCCACCGCCGGGCTGGGACGCGATGCCTTCGTGCTCGCCTCCCTCGGCTGCAAGGTGACCATGATCGAGCGCAGCCCCGTGGTGGCCGCCCTGTTGCAGGACGGGCTGGCGCGGGCGGCGCTGGACCCGGAGATCGGCCCCTGGGTACGCGAGCGGATGCAGCTGCGGCACGGCCCGGCGGTGGAGACCTTGCTGGGGTTGACCGAGCGGCCCGACGTCATCTACCTCGACCCCATGTTCCCCCACAAGCAGAAGTCGGCGCTGGTGAAAAAAGAGATGCGGGTGTTCCAGTCGCTGGTGGGACCGGATCTCGACGCCGATGCCCTGCTGCCGGCGGCGCTCGCCATGGCGGACAAGCGGGTGGTGGTGAAACGGCCGGACTACGCCGGCTGGCTCAACGAGCACAAGCCGAGCATGGCTATCGAGACCAAGAGCAACCGCTTCGATGTCTACGTGATGGCGGCGCTGGCGGGATAA
- a CDS encoding Rho-binding antiterminator has protein sequence MSTYQPISCDLYDWLEIAASWQLPVTLTGRDGRQWEDKIRTIEARAGVEYLLLQGGERLSLAELATMALSWQGEEKLIRFAPPAPADSQ, from the coding sequence ATGAGCACCTACCAACCCATCAGTTGCGATCTCTACGACTGGCTGGAGATCGCCGCCAGCTGGCAGCTGCCGGTCACCCTCACCGGCCGGGATGGCCGCCAGTGGGAGGACAAGATCCGCACCATAGAGGCCAGAGCAGGGGTCGAGTACCTGCTGCTGCAAGGTGGCGAGCGACTGAGCCTGGCGGAGCTGGCCACCATGGCGCTCAGCTGGCAGGGGGAGGAGAAACTGATCCGCTTTGCCCCGCCAGCCCCAGCCGACAGCCAATAG